AAGGAAATATTTGAGATCTGGCGTGGACCCATACACTGAGATCACGTTTGCAAGAACGCATCCCATCAGATCCTCGGACAGTTGACGCACCGGCAGGCTGTCGACCTCAGCCTGTTCTGCCGGATGCCAGAAATCGTGCCAGTCAGGATCAAGGTCGCGCGGCGTGTAGCGACTGAACACATCGAAGAGATGGTCGAGTGTAGTCTGCACGTCCCTGCTGAGAATTCGTCGTTCAGGCAGATCATTCAATCCCAGCGGCATGATTCATGATGCCCTGAAGGGCTGTGCTGTCCAACTGTGGTCACGAATGGGTCTCGGCGTGCATGAAGCGGCCGGTTCACCGCACGGCCGGTTGCCCCGACCCGTACTCGTTTGTCACCCCGCCGGGAACGTGATCGGGGGGCGGTGGAAAGCGGCCCGGTGGTATGCTCGATCATCATGACGAACACCGCCAGTATCGCCAAAGGACTCGAAGGCGTTCTCTTCACCGAGAGCAAACTGACGTTCATCAACGGCACCGAAGGCATCCTGACCCACCTGGGCATTCCGATTCAGGAATGGGCGGAGAACAGCACCTTCGAGGAACTGTCCCTGGCCCTCCTGAACGGCCAGCTGCCCACCGCCGCCGAGCTCGCGCAGTTCGACGCGGACCTGAAAGCCAACCGCGCCATTCCCGAAGCGCTGATCGAGATCATCAAGGGCATGCCGCGCGGCGTGCACCCCATGCAGGCGCTGCGCACCGCCGTGTCCTACCTGGGCCTGCTGGACCCGCAGTCCGAGGACACCAGCGCCGAGGCGCGGCGCGCCATCGCCACGCGCATGATCGCGCAGTTCTCCACGATCATCGCCGCGATCAACCGCGCGCAGGAAGGGCAGGACATCATCGCGCCCCGCATGGACCTGACGCACGCCGGGAACTACCTGTACATGCTCAGCGGCAAGGAACCCACCGCCGAGCAGGCCCGCCTGTTCGACATCGCCCTCGTGCTGCACGTGGACCACGGCATGAACGCCAGCACCTTCACCGCGATCGCCACCGGCAGCACCCTCTCGGACATGTACTCCTGCATCACCAGCGCCATCGGCGCCCTGAAAGGCCCCCTGCACGGCGGCGCGAACGAGGCCGTGATGGACATGCTCGACGAGGTCGGCACGCCCGATCAGGCCGAAGGCTACATCACGAAGAAGCTCGACAACAAAGAGAAGATCATGGGCGTCGGGCACCGCGTGTACAAGTACTTCGACCCCCGCAGCCGCGTCCTGCGCGACTACGCCGAGGTGGTTGCCAGCAAGGAAGGCAAGAGCAACTACTACCAGATTCTCGAGACCATCGAGAAGGTCGTCGTGGACCGGATTGGTTCCAAGGGCATCTACCCGAACGTGGACTTCTACAGCGGCACCGTGTACAGCGACCTGGGCATCAAGAAGGAATACTTCACGCCCATCTTCGCGCTGGCCCGCATCAGCGGCTGGTGCGCCAGCCTGATCGAGTACACCGGCAACAACCGCCTGCTGCGCCCCGACGCCGTGTACACCGGCGCCACCGACGCGCACTACGTGCAACTCCAAGACCGCCAGTAACCGGCAGGATAGAAGGGGGCAGGCTGACCCGCGTGGGTTGGCCTGCCCCTCTGCCTGTTCCGTTCCTGCCGCCTACGCGCAGATCGGTTCGACCACCCACGCCCCGTAATGATTCACGAAGTGCGCCCCGGCCCCCCGGAACGCCTGCGCCACGTCCGGCAGGCGGCCCGGCTGATCCGACACGTCCACACTCAGGAGAATCTCGCCCCAGCCGAGCGCCTCCACGTAACGCTCCACATGCACGCGCTCGTCGGTCGCGCCCTGCATCAGCCGCAGCAGCTGCGCCCACAACCCGTGCCGCCGCCCGTCGGCGTCCAGCGCCGCCACGCCGTCCTCACCCATCAGCAGCTGCACCGACTGATCCCCCAGTCCCAGCGCCAGCAGCCGCGACGTGCACGCCTGCACGCCGTCCAGCGACCGGAACAGTCCGTACACCCGGCCCCGGCTGAGCATCGTGAAATGCATCGCGCCCGCCCGCGCCGCCCGACCTCGACCCTGCACGCCTCTGGTCATGCCCATCACCTCATGACTGCCGCTGCCCACCCGAGCAGCACCACGTTCCGGCGACCACCCACCGCGCCAACCGTCAGTTCAGGCCCCCACCGTACGCCGCCCGGACCACGCGGAATAGGCCCGAGCATACGGAAAGAGCCACGGGCACCGGCGCGCCCGTGACCCCGACGAAGCGTTACGCGCTCAGGCCACGGCTGCCGTGCAGGGTGCGTTCCACCGTCTCGGTGACTTCCTGCTCGAAGCGGCGCAGGTGCTCGCGCAGGCGGTCCAGTTCCGCCACGCCCAGATCCGCCAGCCACAGCACGCTGCGGCCCAGCACCGCGAACGTCAGCGGCGCGTCCTCATCCGCGTCCTCGTCCGGGTCCACCGGGTCGAGGTTCAACATCCCGTAGTCCAGGCCCTGATTCATCAGGTTCATGCCCATCAGGATGTCCGGCAGGCTGTCCTCCTCGACGTACAGGTCCAGGTCCAGGTGCAGGCGCACGATCACCCCGCCCTGCGGATCAGCCTCCGCGAACATCGCCACGCGCGTGTCCCCGTCCTGGATCAGCGCGCCGTCCTCGACCGCCTCGACAGTCAGGCCGCTCTGTTGCAGCGCCGCCATGATCCGCTGC
This region of Deinococcus sp. JMULE3 genomic DNA includes:
- a CDS encoding citrate/2-methylcitrate synthase — its product is MTNTASIAKGLEGVLFTESKLTFINGTEGILTHLGIPIQEWAENSTFEELSLALLNGQLPTAAELAQFDADLKANRAIPEALIEIIKGMPRGVHPMQALRTAVSYLGLLDPQSEDTSAEARRAIATRMIAQFSTIIAAINRAQEGQDIIAPRMDLTHAGNYLYMLSGKEPTAEQARLFDIALVLHVDHGMNASTFTAIATGSTLSDMYSCITSAIGALKGPLHGGANEAVMDMLDEVGTPDQAEGYITKKLDNKEKIMGVGHRVYKYFDPRSRVLRDYAEVVASKEGKSNYYQILETIEKVVVDRIGSKGIYPNVDFYSGTVYSDLGIKKEYFTPIFALARISGWCASLIEYTGNNRLLRPDAVYTGATDAHYVQLQDRQ